The Peribacillus simplex genome contains a region encoding:
- a CDS encoding ABC transporter ATP-binding protein, whose product MSDAIQVKQLRKEFKSASSRTGLKGAFRDLLTRNYKIVPAVNDINFTVKKGEMVAYIGENGAGKSTTIKMLTGILEPTAGEITVNGMNPHKEREKFTQTIGVVFGQRSQLWWDIAVQESFRLLKKVYKVTDEQYDDHMEHVIKTLDIGPLLDKPVRKLSLGQRMRCELAAALIHNPPLLFLDEPTIGLDVLVKMKIREFLKEINEKYNTTILLTTHDLGDIEALCERVIMLDEGQIIYDGELQSLKDNWAEEKQIHFQFIEPIALKELQSLAIPFTANWVYDEKNQTYIALLKEESDHISQLVSAVVAHFKIKDIKIHETSIEEIVRNIYEEGTV is encoded by the coding sequence ATGAGTGATGCAATTCAAGTGAAACAGCTTCGGAAGGAATTTAAGTCGGCATCAAGCCGTACAGGGCTAAAGGGTGCCTTCCGGGATTTACTTACCAGAAATTATAAGATCGTCCCTGCCGTCAATGATATCAATTTTACTGTAAAAAAGGGTGAGATGGTAGCTTATATCGGGGAAAATGGTGCAGGGAAATCGACCACGATCAAAATGCTGACAGGTATTTTGGAACCGACAGCAGGTGAAATCACGGTCAATGGAATGAATCCACATAAAGAAAGGGAAAAGTTCACTCAGACAATCGGAGTCGTATTCGGTCAGCGCTCACAGCTTTGGTGGGATATTGCAGTTCAAGAATCCTTTAGGCTGCTGAAAAAGGTCTATAAGGTAACGGATGAACAATATGACGATCATATGGAACATGTCATCAAGACGCTCGATATCGGACCTTTGCTGGACAAGCCAGTGCGTAAACTTTCACTTGGTCAGCGAATGCGCTGCGAGCTTGCGGCAGCTTTGATCCACAATCCGCCTTTGCTGTTCCTGGATGAGCCGACGATTGGACTTGATGTACTCGTGAAAATGAAGATTCGTGAGTTCCTGAAAGAAATCAATGAGAAATATAATACGACCATCCTTTTGACTACCCATGATTTAGGTGACATTGAAGCATTATGTGAGCGCGTAATCATGCTTGATGAAGGACAGATCATTTATGATGGGGAATTACAGAGTTTGAAAGATAACTGGGCTGAGGAAAAACAAATCCATTTTCAATTCATCGAGCCGATCGCATTGAAGGAATTGCAATCATTGGCGATCCCATTTACTGCTAACTGGGTTTATGATGAGAAAAATCAAACATACATTGCCTTGTTGAAAGAAGAAAGTGATCATATTTCACAGCTTGTTTCGGCTGTTGTAGCTCATTTTAAAATAAAGGACATCAAAATCCATGAAACGTCCATTGAAGAGATTGTTCGCAACATTTACGAAGAAGGCACAGTCTGA
- a CDS encoding ABC transporter permease — MGKYLAMIRMRFLMMLAYRTDYYTGILIYSINIGAYYFLWNAIYGEKSSIEGLSGMQMTTYVAVAWMARAFYFNNIDREIATEIKDGKVAIEMIRPYNYLGMKTMQGLGEGIFRFFFFSIPGMLLVAFIFPIELPHEPSTWGMFGISLLFSFIINTQINLLTGITTFFLYNNAGLIRAKRVIIDLFSGLLLPISFYPVWAQEVMKYLPFQGISYVPSMIFTNGYSSGEIGMALLQQLIWCIILIMPIQLLWIVAKKQLIIQGG, encoded by the coding sequence ATGGGAAAGTATCTTGCAATGATCCGCATGCGTTTTTTGATGATGCTTGCGTATCGAACGGATTATTACACAGGCATTTTAATTTATAGTATCAATATCGGTGCCTATTATTTCTTATGGAATGCGATATATGGAGAAAAAAGCTCCATCGAAGGACTTTCAGGGATGCAGATGACAACCTACGTCGCGGTTGCATGGATGGCGCGCGCTTTTTATTTCAATAATATTGACCGTGAAATCGCCACTGAAATTAAAGACGGCAAGGTCGCCATTGAAATGATCCGGCCTTATAACTATTTAGGCATGAAAACGATGCAAGGACTGGGGGAAGGGATATTTCGTTTCTTCTTCTTCTCGATTCCAGGAATGCTGCTGGTAGCTTTCATTTTTCCTATAGAATTGCCGCACGAGCCGTCTACGTGGGGGATGTTCGGCATTTCCCTGCTGTTCAGCTTCATCATCAATACACAAATTAACTTATTGACGGGTATCACTACCTTTTTCTTATATAATAATGCCGGATTGATCCGGGCTAAAAGGGTTATCATTGATTTATTTTCCGGTCTGCTGCTGCCCATCAGTTTCTATCCGGTATGGGCGCAGGAAGTGATGAAATATTTACCCTTTCAAGGGATCAGCTATGTACCAAGCATGATTTTTACGAACGGGTACAGTTCAGGCGAAATTGGCATGGCGCTTTTACAACAATTAATTTGGTGCATCATTCTCATAATGCCGATTCAGCTTTTATGGATAGTCGCAAAAAAACAGCTGATTATTCAAGGAGGTTGA
- a CDS encoding ABC transporter permease: MFYVSMFFQYVSQYMKTRLQYRADFFMEILSDLLNQVVNLVFILVVFGHTKFLSGWSREEIIFIYGFFLIPFALFSAFFNIWDFNDRYIVKGEMDRILTRPIHSLFQVILERIELEALFGVVTGLIIIFYSGISLDLQLAWYDPILFIIFAMGGALAYAAIFVAIASIGFWSDAKTSIMPMMYNIGNYGRYPVDIYNKVIRFVLTWVLPFAFVGVYPASYFLRKEEWYAYAFATPVIGVAFFVISVFIWNQGVKRYRGAGN; the protein is encoded by the coding sequence ATGTTTTATGTATCGATGTTTTTTCAATATGTGAGTCAATATATGAAAACCAGATTGCAATATAGAGCCGATTTCTTCATGGAAATCCTATCTGACCTGCTGAATCAGGTCGTGAATCTGGTATTTATCTTAGTCGTTTTTGGGCATACCAAATTTTTAAGCGGCTGGAGCCGTGAAGAAATCATATTCATTTATGGATTCTTCCTTATCCCATTTGCCCTTTTTTCTGCCTTTTTCAACATCTGGGATTTTAATGACCGTTATATCGTCAAAGGTGAAATGGATCGGATATTAACAAGGCCGATACATAGCCTGTTTCAAGTCATTTTAGAAAGAATCGAGCTAGAAGCGTTATTTGGTGTTGTGACCGGTTTGATCATTATATTCTATTCGGGGATTTCATTGGATCTTCAGCTTGCGTGGTATGACCCGATTCTTTTCATCATTTTTGCAATGGGAGGGGCCCTTGCTTATGCAGCCATATTCGTTGCGATAGCAAGCATTGGGTTCTGGTCGGATGCGAAAACATCCATCATGCCAATGATGTACAATATCGGGAACTACGGGCGCTATCCAGTTGATATTTATAATAAGGTCATCCGTTTTGTCCTTACATGGGTGCTGCCATTCGCGTTTGTTGGTGTCTATCCGGCATCTTATTTCCTAAGAAAAGAAGAGTGGTATGCATATGCATTTGCCACACCTGTAATCGGGGTTGCCTTTTTCGTGATATCCGTTTTCATATGGAATCAGGGAGTGAAGAGGTACCGTGGGGCAGGGAACTAA
- a CDS encoding acyl-CoA thioesterase produces MIEKNVAHPTQQSRTFLTDLVFPPDTNHHNTIFGGKVMAYVDKIACISAMRHCRKPVVTASSDSFDFLAPIKTGDAINLEAYVTCAHRTSMEVFVKVERENLLTGEKQLTARAFLTMLAIDEDGKPTNVPQVIPETEEEKQQYVEAQARYIERKKKRN; encoded by the coding sequence ATGATTGAAAAGAACGTAGCCCATCCAACACAGCAGTCACGGACTTTTTTAACCGACCTTGTTTTTCCACCGGATACAAATCATCACAATACCATCTTTGGCGGAAAAGTAATGGCCTATGTTGATAAAATAGCCTGCATTTCAGCTATGCGCCATTGTCGAAAACCCGTTGTGACTGCTTCAAGCGACTCTTTTGATTTTTTGGCCCCCATCAAGACAGGGGATGCAATCAACCTTGAAGCTTATGTCACCTGTGCTCATCGCACATCAATGGAGGTATTCGTGAAAGTGGAGCGTGAGAACCTATTAACAGGTGAAAAACAGCTTACCGCACGGGCTTTTTTAACGATGCTCGCCATTGATGAAGACGGTAAGCCGACAAACGTACCTCAGGTCATTCCGGAAACGGAAGAGGAAAAGCAGCAATATGTTGAAGCACAAGCAAGATATATTGAAAGAAAGAAAAAACGGAACTAA
- the metE gene encoding 5-methyltetrahydropteroyltriglutamate--homocysteine S-methyltransferase — protein MGILKSSSLGYPRIGEDREWKRTLEAYWSGKIDEAEFMAQLKAIRLGNLQKQKQQGIDIIPVNDFTFYDQMLDMSVMFGLVPERYSDYEGGCVPLSVYYSMARGNNDEVASEMTKWFNTNYHYIVPELKLPQLTLTENKPLAAYREAKEKLGIETKPVLIGPYTFISLSKGFNKQEIPGIILSLLPLYTQILRELEQEGVKWVQMDEPSLVSSISKDDMQTVTYIYEKLNEAAPNLNIMLQTYFDAVEHYQEVIELKVQGIGLDFVHDKGRNLSNLEAFGFPKDKVLAAGVIDGKNIWLSDLTKKIQLIETLKKKVAEDQVWLQPSCSLLHVPVTVRNESALSKEVKQALAFADEKLEEITLLVKGNNHGFEAIAEKVDANKFTVQTLASSYARNHGNVQSEVEKVKTMTAGRHTPFKERYQKQQEFFKLPFLPTTTIGSFPQTFEVKQARGKFTRREWSTQQYETFVNEEIGRWIEIQEEIGLDVLVHGEFERTDMVEYFGHKLGGFAFLEKGWVQSYGSRCVKPPVIYGDIHFIEPMTVRESVYAQSLTKKTVKGMLTGPVTILNWSFVRDDISRENVCYQLSLALEKEVIALESAGIKMIQVDEPALREGLPLKKSDRDEYLNWAVNAFLISTSSVEDTTQIHTHMCYCDFNSFMDVISSLDADVISIETSRSHGELASAFEEKTYEKGIGLGVYDIHSPRVPAVEEMVDMIERGIKVLDKDQFWINPDCGLKTRGIPETVASLKNMVLAAKIVRENLLAKPKGQ, from the coding sequence ATGGGAATTTTGAAAAGCAGTAGTTTGGGTTACCCTCGAATCGGGGAAGATCGTGAATGGAAACGTACATTGGAAGCTTACTGGTCCGGTAAAATCGATGAAGCGGAATTTATGGCACAACTAAAAGCAATCCGTTTAGGCAACTTACAAAAACAGAAGCAACAGGGCATTGATATCATTCCTGTCAACGACTTCACTTTCTATGATCAAATGCTCGATATGTCCGTCATGTTCGGTCTTGTTCCTGAACGTTATTCAGACTATGAAGGCGGTTGCGTCCCCCTTTCCGTATATTATTCAATGGCTCGCGGAAACAATGATGAAGTCGCTTCCGAAATGACGAAATGGTTCAATACGAATTATCACTATATTGTCCCTGAATTAAAACTGCCACAGCTGACTTTAACAGAAAATAAACCACTTGCAGCATATCGAGAAGCAAAGGAAAAGCTAGGGATTGAAACGAAGCCAGTGTTGATCGGACCTTATACCTTCATCTCCCTTTCCAAAGGCTTCAATAAACAAGAGATCCCCGGCATCATCCTGAGCTTGCTTCCCCTGTACACGCAAATCCTGCGGGAGTTGGAGCAAGAAGGCGTGAAGTGGGTACAAATGGACGAACCTTCTCTTGTTTCATCCATTTCCAAGGATGATATGCAAACTGTTACTTACATCTATGAAAAGCTGAATGAAGCAGCACCAAACCTGAACATCATGCTGCAAACTTACTTTGATGCAGTGGAACACTACCAAGAAGTCATCGAATTAAAAGTCCAAGGTATCGGTCTTGATTTTGTTCATGATAAAGGGAGGAATCTAAGTAATCTTGAAGCATTCGGCTTCCCGAAGGACAAAGTGCTTGCTGCAGGTGTGATTGACGGAAAAAACATTTGGCTATCTGATTTAACGAAAAAAATTCAATTGATCGAGACTCTTAAGAAAAAGGTAGCCGAAGACCAAGTCTGGCTTCAGCCCTCTTGTTCCCTGCTTCATGTCCCAGTGACCGTTCGTAATGAATCCGCCCTTTCAAAAGAAGTGAAACAGGCCCTTGCCTTCGCTGATGAGAAACTTGAGGAAATCACACTCTTGGTCAAAGGGAATAATCATGGCTTTGAAGCAATCGCCGAAAAAGTCGATGCCAATAAATTTACGGTTCAAACGTTAGCAAGTTCATATGCACGGAATCATGGGAATGTACAATCGGAAGTCGAAAAGGTTAAAACCATGACCGCTGGCCGTCACACTCCATTTAAAGAGCGTTACCAAAAACAACAGGAATTTTTCAAATTGCCTTTCCTTCCTACGACTACGATCGGTAGCTTTCCGCAGACATTTGAAGTTAAACAAGCACGCGGGAAATTCACAAGACGCGAATGGTCCACTCAGCAATATGAAACATTCGTTAACGAAGAAATCGGCAGGTGGATCGAAATCCAAGAAGAAATCGGTTTGGATGTTCTCGTTCACGGGGAATTCGAACGGACGGATATGGTTGAATACTTCGGCCATAAGTTAGGCGGTTTTGCCTTTCTGGAAAAGGGTTGGGTTCAATCCTATGGATCCCGCTGCGTGAAACCGCCAGTCATCTACGGCGATATCCATTTCATTGAACCGATGACAGTCAGGGAAAGTGTATACGCACAATCACTGACGAAGAAGACGGTAAAGGGAATGCTTACAGGTCCTGTTACGATTTTGAACTGGTCATTTGTCCGTGATGATATTTCCAGGGAGAATGTTTGTTATCAGCTGTCGCTCGCATTGGAAAAAGAAGTCATTGCATTGGAATCCGCTGGAATTAAAATGATTCAGGTTGATGAACCCGCACTTAGAGAAGGTCTGCCATTGAAAAAAAGCGATCGCGACGAGTATTTGAACTGGGCTGTGAATGCATTCTTGATATCCACATCAAGCGTGGAGGATACAACCCAAATTCATACGCATATGTGCTATTGCGACTTCAACAGTTTTATGGATGTCATCTCCTCACTCGATGCCGATGTAATTTCCATCGAAACATCCCGTAGCCATGGGGAGCTTGCTTCCGCATTCGAGGAAAAAACATATGAAAAGGGCATTGGCCTGGGTGTGTATGATATTCACAGCCCGCGTGTGCCGGCAGTGGAAGAAATGGTCGATATGATTGAACGGGGCATCAAGGTATTGGATAAAGACCAGTTTTGGATCAACCCCGATTGCGGCCTGAAAACAAGGGGTATCCCGGAAACCGTCGCTTCCCTGAAAAACATGGTCCTAGCAGCAAAAATCGTCCGTGAAAACCTTTTAGCCAAACCAAAAGGCCAATGA
- a CDS encoding potassium channel family protein yields MTFYILIAGIIFCMVMSIRTLFLVESGGKKFSLEDMLWLGNLYATILVGFALIYLLYELQNHSVILDMGNRLDGTFYEQLKTSFYFSAMTMFSVGYGDIAPIGMGRMIATIQAFIGYTLPAAFVIRTVIDLEQKDRKDK; encoded by the coding sequence ATGACTTTCTACATCTTGATTGCAGGAATCATTTTTTGCATGGTGATGAGCATTCGTACGTTATTTCTTGTTGAGTCGGGAGGAAAGAAGTTTTCTCTGGAGGATATGCTGTGGCTTGGCAATTTATATGCGACGATATTGGTTGGATTTGCATTGATTTATTTATTATACGAGCTTCAGAATCATTCGGTGATTCTTGATATGGGCAATCGGTTGGATGGCACTTTCTATGAACAGTTGAAGACGTCTTTTTATTTCAGTGCGATGACGATGTTTTCTGTAGGGTATGGAGATATAGCCCCGATTGGCATGGGTAGGATGATAGCTACCATTCAGGCTTTCATCGGGTATACACTGCCGGCAGCGTTCGTGATTCGGACGGTGATCGATCTGGAGCAGAAAGATAGGAAGGATAAATGA